In Procambarus clarkii isolate CNS0578487 chromosome 60, FALCON_Pclarkii_2.0, whole genome shotgun sequence, one genomic interval encodes:
- the LOC138353898 gene encoding MAPK-interacting and spindle-stabilizing protein-like, translating into MVSEASSLVKMSVRTLPLEKLSVLVPSPVKWGPRPDLLAPAVGAKTRPPGPCSGSQDPTPWPLQWRPRPDPLAPAVGAKTRPPGPCSGSQDPTPWPLQWEPRPDPLAPAVGAKTRPPGPCSGSQDPTPWPLQWEPRPDPLTPAVGAKTRPPGPYSGSQDPTPWPLQWEPRPDPLAPAVGAKTRPPGPCSGSQDPTPWPLQWEPRPDPLAPAVGAKTRPPGPCSGSQDLTPWPLQWEPRPDPLVPAVGAKTRPPGPCSGSQDPTPWPLQWEPRPDPLAPAVGAKTRPPGPCSGSQDPTPWPLQWEPRPDPLAPAVGAKT; encoded by the exons ATGGTATCGGAAGCCAGTTCACTGGTCAAG aTGAGCGTGCGGACGCTGCCGCTAGAGAAGctgtccgttcttgtcccatctcccgttaag TGGGGGCCAAGACCCGACCTCCTGGCCCCTGCAGTGGGGGCCAAGACCCGACCCCCTGGCCCCTGCAGTGGGAGCCAAGACCCGACCCCCTGGCCCCTGCAGTGGCGGCCAAGACCCGACCCCCTGGCCCCTGCAGTGGGGGCCAAGACCCGACCCCCTGGCCCCTGCAGTGGGAGCCAAGACCCGACCCCCTGGCCCCTGCAGTGGGAGCCAAGACCTGACCCCCTGGCCCCTGCAGTGGGAGCCAAGACCCGACCCCCTGGCCCCTGCAGTGGGAGCCAAGACCCGACCCCCTGGCCCCTGCAGTGGGAGCCAAGACCCGACCCCCTGACCCCTGCAGTGGGAGCCAAGACCCGACCCCCTGGCCCCTACAGTGGGAGCCAAGACCCGACCCCCTGGCCCCTGCAGTGGGAGCCAAGACCCGACCCCCTGGCCCCTGCAGTGGGAGCCAAGACCCGACCCCCTGGCCCCTGCAGTGGGAGCCAAGACCCGACCCCCTGGCCGCTGCAGTGGGAGCCAAGACCCGACCCCCTGGCCCCTGCAGTGGGAGCCAAGACCCGACCCCCTGGCCCCTGCAGTGGGAGCCAAGACCTGACCCCCTGGCCCCTGCAGTGGGAGCCAAGACCTGACCCCCTGGTCCCTGCAGTGGGAGCCAAGACCCGACCCCCTGGCCCCTGCAGTGGAAGCCAAGACCCGACCCCCTGGCCCCTGCAGTGGGAGCCAAGACCCGACCCCCTGGCCCCTGCAGTGGGAGCCAAGACCCGACCCCCTGGCCCCTGCAGTGGGAGCCAAGACCCGACCCCCTGGCCCCTGCAGTGGGAGCCAAGACCCGACCCCCTGGCCCCTGCAGTGGGAGCCAAGACCTGA